One region of gamma proteobacterium HIMB55 genomic DNA includes:
- a CDS encoding Peroxiredoxin (PFAM: AhpC/TSA family) produces the protein MRDSYAKFEAAGIKLYALSYDDQETLAEFAENQRIPYTLLSDTRSAVIKQYGLLNEQLTEADGPLYGIPYPGVYVCDEQGVVTSKFFHDSYKKRESPEMLIDAALGKIQIDESAPKVSSTDGGIEITAALHGGNGSLRQGIVRQLVVSFDLPQGLHIYGEPVPKGLTATHIEVKGPDGLVLLPMQSPATHSLHLASIGETLEVWSGRVDLVIPLYPVGELVSECRPLDAPNVEVTVNVTFQACNQTECLLPQTRQLSLTLPLDVVDVPNLAIHTGHGQREGNYDSTPAMKRLVRRKTRGNPFRLAQFLWRQMKMRRQLKR, from the coding sequence TTGCGAGATTCTTACGCGAAGTTTGAAGCTGCTGGCATCAAGCTATACGCGCTGTCGTACGACGATCAGGAAACCTTAGCTGAATTTGCCGAAAATCAGCGCATTCCCTACACCCTGCTCTCGGATACGCGCTCGGCGGTTATCAAGCAGTATGGCCTGCTCAACGAGCAGCTAACGGAGGCAGACGGGCCGCTGTACGGAATTCCCTACCCGGGCGTTTACGTGTGTGACGAACAGGGCGTCGTAACGTCTAAGTTTTTCCACGACTCTTACAAAAAGCGCGAAAGCCCTGAAATGCTGATTGATGCGGCGCTTGGTAAAATTCAAATCGATGAGTCGGCGCCTAAAGTATCATCCACGGATGGCGGTATTGAAATCACGGCCGCGCTACATGGCGGTAACGGCAGCCTGCGCCAAGGCATTGTAAGACAGCTTGTCGTGTCCTTTGATTTACCCCAGGGACTGCATATTTACGGTGAGCCAGTGCCTAAAGGCCTGACAGCAACACATATCGAAGTTAAAGGCCCCGATGGTCTTGTTTTGCTGCCGATGCAGTCGCCTGCCACCCACTCCCTTCATCTCGCTTCGATCGGTGAGACACTTGAAGTCTGGAGTGGTCGGGTGGATCTCGTCATCCCGCTTTATCCGGTCGGTGAGCTTGTCAGTGAATGCCGCCCCCTGGACGCACCGAACGTTGAAGTCACCGTTAATGTGACGTTCCAAGCGTGCAACCAGACCGAGTGCCTTTTACCGCAAACACGACAGCTCTCGTTAACTTTACCGCTCGATGTGGTTGATGTACCTAATCTCGCGATTCACACCGGTCACGGCCAGCGAGAAGGTAATTACGACAGCACCCCGGCGATGAAGCGCCTCGTTAGACGAAAAACGCGCGGCAACCCTTTCCGCCTTGCGCAATTTTTATGGCGGCAGATGAAAATGCGCCGTCAGCTGAAGCGCTGA
- a CDS encoding Peroxiredoxin (PFAM: AhpC/TSA family) — protein MEELRPEFDKRGVKVVTVSVDLPEVIAEKRHLHGIQATMLSDQTLLVTDAFGLRNQGVHSAPASEPAKALPVPATLLVDRDGTVLWRDLSENYQRRSDPAVVLAAMEAHFDTLP, from the coding sequence ATGGAAGAGTTAAGACCAGAATTTGATAAGCGCGGCGTCAAAGTAGTCACCGTGAGTGTCGACTTGCCAGAGGTCATTGCAGAAAAGCGGCATTTGCATGGTATTCAAGCCACAATGCTTTCTGATCAGACCTTATTGGTGACAGATGCGTTTGGTCTTCGTAACCAAGGCGTCCACTCAGCACCAGCTAGCGAGCCCGCCAAGGCTTTGCCCGTGCCCGCAACGCTACTGGTTGATCGCGATGGCACGGTTTTATGGCGCGATCTTTCTGAGAACTATCAGCGCCGCTCGGACCCTGCAGTTGTTCTGGCCGCTATGGAAGCACATTTCGACACTTTGCCGTAA
- a CDS encoding Na+/proline symporter (PFAM: Sodium:solute symporter family~TIGRFAM: transporter, SSS family), whose amino-acid sequence MFSAIDWTIVGLYIAITTWIGHRLRGQQESTRDFFLGGRDIPWYAVSASIIATTISAVTFIGVPAIAFAADGNFTYLQLAVGGIIARLLIARHLLPRYYEQEYYSPYDFMSDRLGLVIGRVTAGLFMVGGVLGQSVRVYATALVIELLTGLSMGQSILVIAAFAILWTWMGGVAAVIWTDFVQFFVLVLGAIGALVVILTTLPDGWNTLQTAGSVAGKFKLLDFTTDPRIAFTFWAALIALPFQGVAVYGTDHLFTQRLMCCRNVIEARKALLWSIVGECIPALMLLVGVGLFAFYALYPLDPSLATLVEEKGDRIFPVFILNEMPAGMKGLLIAGVLSAAISSLDSILAALSQISVTMFYRPFVHPAGSEMHYLSVSRVLVIFWGLLLAVTAWQLSQSQGDLITLAFSMTTYTLGPMLGLFILSLLSTRLRVGGIAPAVCISVLAVLILNEPELFTAIIDHSYTSPLLAWPWLFPIGTLVCVALAIRGRRDDPSRI is encoded by the coding sequence ATGTTTAGCGCTATCGACTGGACCATTGTTGGTCTGTACATCGCAATCACCACTTGGATTGGCCACCGGCTAAGAGGTCAGCAGGAGTCCACGCGTGACTTTTTTCTGGGTGGTCGAGACATCCCCTGGTACGCCGTCAGCGCTTCAATTATCGCAACGACGATTAGCGCCGTAACGTTCATTGGCGTTCCCGCGATCGCCTTCGCCGCAGATGGCAACTTCACTTACCTGCAACTTGCGGTAGGCGGCATCATCGCGCGATTACTGATAGCGCGGCATCTCCTGCCACGTTACTACGAGCAGGAGTACTACAGCCCCTACGACTTTATGAGCGATCGATTAGGCCTAGTGATTGGACGTGTCACAGCAGGACTTTTCATGGTGGGAGGCGTGCTAGGCCAGAGCGTTCGTGTCTATGCCACCGCATTGGTCATCGAATTACTCACTGGCTTGAGTATGGGACAAAGCATCCTCGTCATCGCCGCCTTCGCCATCTTATGGACCTGGATGGGTGGCGTGGCAGCGGTTATTTGGACTGACTTCGTGCAATTCTTCGTACTCGTACTCGGTGCCATCGGCGCGCTTGTTGTCATCCTTACGACACTGCCTGATGGCTGGAATACGCTTCAAACTGCTGGATCTGTTGCCGGTAAATTCAAGCTTCTTGATTTCACCACGGATCCGCGGATCGCCTTTACCTTTTGGGCAGCGCTTATAGCTTTACCCTTCCAAGGCGTTGCAGTCTATGGCACAGACCATCTATTTACGCAGCGGCTGATGTGCTGCAGAAATGTGATAGAGGCCAGAAAAGCATTACTTTGGAGCATTGTGGGCGAGTGCATACCTGCGCTCATGCTTCTTGTCGGTGTTGGTTTATTTGCGTTTTACGCTCTCTATCCGTTAGACCCTTCGCTCGCAACACTGGTTGAGGAAAAAGGGGATCGCATTTTCCCCGTCTTCATACTTAACGAGATGCCTGCCGGCATGAAAGGTTTGTTGATTGCAGGCGTTCTGAGCGCAGCTATCTCCAGCCTTGATTCGATCCTCGCGGCGCTATCTCAGATTTCAGTCACCATGTTTTATCGTCCTTTCGTACACCCTGCTGGGAGTGAGATGCATTACCTCTCAGTCTCAAGAGTGCTCGTTATCTTTTGGGGATTGCTCTTAGCAGTGACCGCTTGGCAACTTTCTCAATCCCAAGGAGATCTCATAACGCTCGCGTTTTCGATGACCACCTATACCCTGGGCCCTATGCTCGGGCTCTTTATCCTGAGCCTTTTAAGTACTCGATTGCGGGTGGGAGGCATCGCCCCTGCCGTGTGCATCAGCGTCTTGGCTGTGCTCATACTGAACGAGCCAGAGTTGTTTACCGCAATCATCGATCACAGTTACACCTCACCCCTCTTGGCTTGGCCCTGGCTATTCCCGATCGGAACACTCGTTTGCGTCGCATTGGCCATCAGGGGACGTCGAGACGACCCGAGCCGCATTTAG
- a CDS encoding leucyl aminopeptidase (PFAM: Cytosol aminopeptidase family, catalytic domain) → MYITSPESTLTGTSFIDDGENPTPIELVKTSDFDAHQASLDDYQKASLKRQSFTASKGQVAWLKCDEKFKVLVGWDGNDDLATLGGLPMTLVEGDYSLETPVSDLQLIGWGMGSYQFNRYKKASRSPARLIMPTAANTTRVTNSVRAVSLCRDLINTPAQDMAPSHLEAESREMAACFGASINVTVGDGLLESGCGAIHAVGRAAEDAPRLIDLTWGDENAPKVTIVGKGVTFDSGGLDIKPGSAMRMMKKDMGGAANAIGLAYLIMAENLPVRLRLLVPAAENAIAGNSFRPGDILHTHKGLTVEIDNTDAEGRLLLCDALSIATEDKPEAIFDFATLTGSARSAVGAELSAMFCNNDALADAVSQSGREADDAVWRMPLHGDYNHMLNSKVADLVNCAPSPYAGAITAALFLERFVDDTPWMHFDINAFNVRNRPGHPEGGEAMALRAVFDYLNRRYA, encoded by the coding sequence ATGTACATCACATCTCCCGAGTCGACTCTCACTGGAACAAGTTTCATCGATGATGGCGAAAACCCAACACCCATCGAGTTAGTAAAGACATCAGATTTTGATGCACATCAGGCATCTCTCGACGACTACCAAAAAGCGTCGCTCAAGCGACAAAGTTTTACCGCCAGCAAGGGGCAAGTCGCCTGGCTGAAGTGTGATGAAAAATTCAAGGTGCTCGTCGGGTGGGATGGGAACGATGATCTCGCCACACTCGGTGGTCTGCCAATGACACTGGTTGAGGGCGATTACAGTCTTGAGACGCCAGTGTCTGATCTGCAACTCATTGGCTGGGGAATGGGGAGCTACCAGTTCAACCGCTACAAAAAAGCCTCACGATCGCCTGCTCGGCTGATAATGCCCACCGCGGCCAATACAACACGTGTTACCAATAGCGTGCGAGCAGTCTCACTCTGTCGTGATCTTATCAACACGCCTGCGCAAGACATGGCGCCTTCACACCTCGAGGCCGAATCACGCGAAATGGCTGCCTGCTTTGGTGCCAGCATCAATGTCACGGTTGGCGATGGCCTACTAGAGTCTGGCTGCGGTGCGATACACGCCGTAGGTCGCGCCGCGGAGGATGCACCTCGCCTTATTGACCTTACTTGGGGCGATGAAAATGCGCCGAAGGTCACGATCGTTGGCAAAGGCGTTACATTCGACAGCGGCGGCTTGGACATCAAACCCGGTTCTGCCATGCGCATGATGAAAAAAGATATGGGCGGTGCAGCCAACGCGATTGGCCTTGCCTATTTGATCATGGCGGAAAATCTGCCTGTTCGATTGCGCTTGCTAGTACCCGCGGCAGAAAACGCTATCGCCGGAAATTCTTTCCGTCCGGGTGATATTTTGCACACCCATAAAGGGTTGACGGTAGAGATTGATAACACCGATGCCGAGGGGCGATTGCTGCTCTGTGATGCGCTTTCTATTGCTACCGAAGACAAACCTGAGGCCATCTTCGATTTCGCCACCTTGACAGGTTCTGCGCGCTCTGCCGTGGGTGCTGAACTCTCCGCCATGTTCTGCAATAACGACGCGCTTGCGGATGCAGTTTCGCAGTCGGGCAGAGAGGCCGACGACGCCGTGTGGCGAATGCCGCTTCACGGCGACTACAACCACATGCTTAATTCCAAGGTTGCTGACCTAGTGAATTGTGCGCCGTCGCCTTACGCAGGCGCCATCACCGCTGCGCTCTTTTTGGAGCGTTTTGTCGATGACACACCGTGGATGCACTTCGATATCAACGCTTTCAACGTTCGAAATCGACCCGGGCACCCAGAAGGCGGCGAAGCCATGGCGCTTCGCGCTGTCTTTGATTATCTCAATCGTCGCTACGCGTAA
- a CDS encoding hypothetical protein (PFAM: Uncharacterized ACR, COG1469) → MNSDALPDITSEALAQRGLPLQWVGMEQLDLPVSVTLEDGSTVQVPAKANVFVSLDDTASKGIHMSRLHALVQKLGREVCSRETLDRFLADCIESQAGISTNAKIELSFELLLEKPALLSGEVGYQAYPVSAVGTAVDGEFIYELGLTVPYSSTCPCSASLARQLFANAVDEQFEGDVIDKASLLEWMQSESGSVATPHAQRSYAYVKLISEASTWPSFDSLVRNIESVIGTPVQTAVKRVDEQEFAKLNAQNLMFCEDAARRIKQSLEAMPDVVDYWLKVDHRESLHAHNAVAIDRK, encoded by the coding sequence ATGAACTCGGACGCTCTTCCTGACATTACCAGTGAAGCACTTGCCCAACGCGGTTTACCGCTGCAGTGGGTGGGTATGGAGCAGTTGGACCTCCCGGTGTCTGTCACACTCGAAGACGGCAGTACTGTACAAGTGCCTGCTAAAGCCAATGTGTTCGTTAGCCTTGATGACACAGCGAGTAAAGGCATCCACATGTCTCGACTCCATGCACTGGTTCAGAAACTGGGTCGTGAAGTGTGCAGCAGAGAGACACTTGATCGCTTTCTGGCAGATTGCATCGAGTCCCAAGCAGGCATTAGCACTAACGCAAAGATCGAACTGAGTTTTGAGTTGCTGCTCGAAAAACCAGCCCTGCTGAGCGGTGAGGTCGGCTACCAAGCCTATCCAGTTTCCGCAGTAGGGACCGCTGTAGACGGCGAGTTCATTTACGAACTCGGATTGACAGTGCCCTACTCCAGCACTTGCCCTTGTTCAGCGTCGCTTGCGCGCCAGCTCTTCGCAAATGCCGTCGATGAGCAGTTCGAAGGCGATGTTATCGACAAAGCAAGTTTACTCGAGTGGATGCAGTCCGAATCGGGAAGCGTCGCAACACCCCACGCACAGCGATCGTATGCTTACGTAAAGCTCATCTCCGAAGCTTCGACATGGCCGTCTTTTGATTCGCTTGTTCGCAACATCGAAAGCGTGATTGGGACGCCCGTGCAGACCGCAGTAAAGCGTGTGGACGAGCAGGAGTTCGCGAAACTCAATGCACAAAACTTAATGTTCTGCGAAGACGCAGCACGGCGTATCAAGCAGTCATTAGAAGCGATGCCCGATGTCGTAGATTACTGGCTGAAAGTTGATCACCGGGAAAGTCTCCACGCGCATAACGCCGTAGCGATCGACCGCAAGTAA
- a CDS encoding polyprenyl p-hydroxybenzoate/phenylacrylic acid decarboxylase (PFAM: Flavoprotein~TIGRFAM: polyprenyl P-hydroxybenzoate and phenylacrylic acid decarboxylases) — translation MSKQKLIVGISGASGIIYGIRMLEALRASNVETHLVMSKSAELTLSYESDLRADDVKALADHWYPVKDVGAAVSSGSFPTAGMVIAPCSVRTMSEIATGVTSSLLTRAADVVLKERRKLVLMVRETPFHTGHLRTMTALSEMGAIIAPPLPAMYTRPESVDDIINHSVGRVLDLFELENDLVNRWGITSGLREPDRH, via the coding sequence ATGAGTAAACAGAAGCTAATCGTAGGAATCAGTGGCGCCTCCGGCATCATTTACGGCATCCGTATGCTCGAAGCTTTGCGTGCATCGAATGTGGAAACACATTTGGTTATGAGTAAGTCTGCTGAACTTACTTTGAGCTACGAAAGTGATCTTCGCGCTGATGACGTCAAAGCGCTCGCTGATCATTGGTATCCGGTGAAGGATGTGGGCGCTGCGGTTTCGAGCGGTTCATTTCCGACTGCAGGCATGGTGATTGCGCCATGCTCTGTGCGAACTATGTCTGAAATTGCAACGGGTGTTACGTCGTCACTCCTTACCCGTGCGGCTGATGTTGTCCTTAAAGAGCGAAGAAAACTGGTATTGATGGTACGCGAGACACCGTTTCATACGGGTCACTTGAGAACAATGACAGCGCTCTCTGAGATGGGGGCGATTATCGCGCCACCGCTTCCTGCCATGTATACCCGTCCCGAAAGTGTGGATGACATCATTAACCACAGCGTTGGACGCGTATTAGATTTGTTTGAGCTTGAGAACGATCTTGTGAACCGTTGGGGCATTACATCGGGCCTCAGAGAGCCTGATCGACACTAG
- a CDS encoding Protein of unknown function (DUF3604) (PFAM: Protein of unknown function (DUF3604)), which produces MPIEPRKRHSIYSFLNLILLGVAPLSAASERCYESESRPLWGDLHVHTSYSLDANVFGTLATPADAYRFAKGEPLTRADGTTVKLARPLDFVAVTEHAEWLDFTAICDGPDAPSYQDCQNLLSNRSPAKGSELFREYVVTTITGPTPKPLALCDDENAQCTETALTRWESIQAQTEAAYEPCAFTTLHGYEWSHTPNFKHAHRNILFRTSDVTYEALDYIHYPTVESLWDALDKTCVEQDGCKALTIPHNTNMGNGISFELAQATVKSLKQRGQYERLIEITQEKGTSECLPEDQADLSSDCGFELFLTQQSRPTPREVFSTEDWQTMRSTYGRSLVGSGLAFPGDAAPLRLGFIGSTDTHAATPGYVDERTWTGSALAGAGFEGAVRSNAWSAGGLVGVWAEENTREAIFDALYRREVYATSGPRISLRFGLTTQNKNTCQGDEWAPEVNMGGISTLSSQPTFYVQAQADTTPLSEIEIIKLTRVDGETKEQVIRVWQADGNRMTACITWTDTEFKQNHATAWYPRVKEKLVPRWSAIQCEKAGRCDEFPEMNTEIAERAWGSPIWHIPE; this is translated from the coding sequence ATGCCGATTGAGCCGAGGAAGCGACACAGCATCTATTCGTTTTTGAACTTAATTTTACTTGGGGTCGCGCCTCTATCCGCAGCCTCTGAGCGATGTTATGAGTCGGAGAGTCGACCATTATGGGGTGACCTTCACGTTCACACGAGTTATTCCCTCGACGCCAACGTCTTTGGCACCCTGGCCACACCGGCCGATGCCTACCGGTTTGCCAAAGGCGAGCCGCTCACCCGGGCCGATGGCACAACGGTAAAGCTTGCGCGCCCGCTCGATTTTGTTGCGGTGACTGAGCACGCTGAGTGGCTAGACTTCACCGCAATTTGCGACGGCCCAGACGCGCCTTCCTACCAGGACTGCCAGAACCTATTGTCCAACCGTTCACCCGCGAAAGGCTCAGAACTCTTCAGAGAGTACGTAGTCACAACAATAACGGGACCTACGCCAAAACCACTCGCACTGTGTGACGATGAAAATGCGCAATGTACTGAAACTGCGCTAACGCGGTGGGAATCGATTCAGGCCCAAACGGAGGCAGCTTACGAACCCTGCGCCTTTACCACGCTACACGGATATGAATGGAGCCATACGCCCAACTTTAAACACGCGCACCGAAACATATTATTCAGAACGTCAGACGTCACTTATGAAGCGCTCGATTACATTCATTACCCCACTGTTGAGTCGCTTTGGGACGCACTCGATAAAACCTGTGTCGAGCAAGACGGCTGCAAAGCGCTCACAATTCCCCACAACACTAACATGGGCAACGGCATAAGCTTTGAGCTTGCTCAAGCGACTGTAAAAAGTCTCAAGCAGCGCGGGCAGTACGAACGGCTTATCGAGATCACTCAAGAGAAAGGCACCAGTGAGTGCTTGCCCGAAGATCAAGCTGACCTGTCTAGCGACTGCGGCTTTGAGTTGTTTCTGACCCAGCAGTCACGGCCTACGCCACGAGAAGTTTTCTCTACAGAAGACTGGCAAACAATGCGATCAACCTATGGACGCTCGCTAGTTGGGAGTGGGCTTGCGTTTCCCGGAGATGCGGCACCACTGCGCTTGGGATTTATCGGCTCGACCGACACCCATGCCGCGACACCCGGTTACGTCGATGAGCGAACGTGGACAGGCAGCGCGCTAGCGGGCGCCGGCTTTGAGGGTGCCGTGCGAAGTAATGCATGGAGTGCTGGGGGCTTAGTGGGCGTATGGGCTGAGGAAAATACGCGAGAAGCGATTTTTGATGCGCTTTACAGACGCGAGGTCTATGCAACATCAGGACCTCGTATTTCATTGCGCTTTGGTCTCACAACGCAGAATAAAAACACGTGCCAAGGAGATGAGTGGGCACCCGAGGTAAACATGGGCGGTATTTCTACACTCTCTTCGCAGCCCACTTTCTACGTACAGGCACAAGCTGATACCACGCCCTTATCAGAAATCGAGATTATCAAACTGACTCGCGTGGACGGTGAGACCAAAGAACAAGTGATTAGGGTCTGGCAAGCCGATGGCAATCGTATGACAGCCTGCATTACTTGGACTGACACTGAGTTCAAACAGAATCACGCAACCGCCTGGTACCCAAGGGTGAAAGAAAAGTTAGTGCCACGCTGGAGCGCTATTCAATGCGAAAAAGCCGGGCGCTGCGATGAGTTTCCAGAGATGAATACCGAGATAGCCGAGAGGGCGTGGGGCTCTCCTATATGGCATATCCCTGAGTAA
- a CDS encoding glutamyl-tRNA synthetase (PFAM: tRNA synthetases class I (E and Q), catalytic domain~TIGRFAM: glutamyl-tRNA synthetase, bacterial family), with protein MRLGSVTMARLYDSVTDETQMTVRTRVAPSPTGDPHVGTAYMALFNRCFAKAHGGQFILRIEDTDQARSTAAAEQMIFDSLRWLGLDWDEGPDVGGDHGPYRQSERREIYGQYAWQLVEQGDAFVCYRTPEELEILREARRADGRSTALKPADLELSEADQASRKAEGASYVIRMRVPDEEGACLIHDRLRGDIELDWSMVDAQILLKSDGMPTYHLANVVDDHLMGITHVIRGEEWLNSAPKHKLLYQYFGWEMPELCHLPLLRNPDKSKLSKRKNPTSILYYERMGFLPEALVNYLGRMGWSMPDEREKFSLGEMQAAFDIDRVSLGGPIFDVEKLKWLNGAWLREDFDLQTLKERLKAWLWNDETLDKILPHAQGRMDVMSDFVPMSAYLLSGEVLVTADAFDGTADSPEELLKRLQFVLWRLEAQQDWERGALFATLKDLADALELKPKVLFAPLFVAVSGKSSAYSIPDSMAILGPDLTRARLRHAISVLGGVSKKAAKRLEKEYAALA; from the coding sequence TTGAGGCTGGGTTCTGTTACCATGGCGCGCTTATATGACTCGGTAACGGACGAGACCCAAATGACTGTCAGAACACGCGTTGCGCCATCTCCCACGGGAGACCCTCACGTAGGCACCGCCTATATGGCGTTGTTTAACCGATGCTTTGCAAAGGCGCACGGTGGGCAGTTCATATTGCGTATCGAGGACACAGACCAAGCGCGCAGCACGGCAGCCGCCGAGCAGATGATTTTTGATTCGCTCAGGTGGTTAGGGCTCGATTGGGATGAGGGTCCCGACGTCGGTGGTGATCACGGACCTTATCGTCAGAGTGAGCGGCGCGAGATTTACGGTCAGTACGCGTGGCAACTGGTAGAGCAGGGCGATGCTTTTGTTTGCTACCGAACGCCCGAGGAGCTAGAAATCCTCCGCGAAGCCCGTCGTGCCGACGGTCGATCGACAGCTTTAAAGCCAGCTGATCTGGAGCTCAGTGAAGCAGACCAAGCGTCGCGCAAAGCGGAAGGCGCCTCATATGTCATCCGCATGCGTGTGCCCGATGAGGAAGGTGCCTGCCTGATTCACGATCGCCTCCGTGGTGATATCGAACTCGACTGGAGCATGGTAGACGCGCAGATCCTTCTAAAGTCAGACGGTATGCCGACGTATCACCTGGCGAATGTTGTGGACGATCACCTGATGGGTATTACCCACGTGATTCGCGGTGAAGAGTGGTTGAACTCAGCACCTAAGCATAAATTGCTCTATCAGTACTTCGGTTGGGAGATGCCCGAGCTGTGTCATCTGCCGCTGCTTAGAAACCCTGACAAGTCAAAGTTGAGCAAGCGCAAAAACCCCACAAGTATCCTTTACTACGAGCGTATGGGCTTCCTCCCTGAGGCGCTGGTTAACTACCTGGGTCGTATGGGTTGGTCTATGCCCGATGAGCGCGAAAAGTTCTCGCTTGGGGAGATGCAGGCAGCGTTTGATATCGATCGCGTATCGCTCGGTGGCCCCATCTTTGACGTGGAGAAGCTCAAGTGGCTCAACGGTGCTTGGCTGAGAGAAGACTTCGACCTCCAGACTTTAAAGGAGCGTCTCAAAGCGTGGCTTTGGAACGATGAAACCCTCGATAAGATCTTGCCGCATGCTCAGGGGCGGATGGATGTGATGTCCGACTTTGTCCCGATGTCAGCGTATTTACTGTCGGGTGAGGTCCTCGTGACGGCTGATGCCTTCGACGGCACAGCAGATTCTCCCGAAGAGCTACTTAAGCGGCTGCAGTTCGTATTGTGGCGACTCGAGGCACAGCAAGATTGGGAGCGTGGGGCGTTGTTTGCCACACTGAAAGACTTAGCCGACGCTTTGGAATTAAAGCCTAAGGTGTTGTTCGCGCCACTCTTCGTAGCTGTTTCGGGTAAGTCGAGCGCTTACTCGATACCCGACTCGATGGCGATTCTTGGTCCAGACCTTACACGCGCGCGACTCAGGCACGCGATCAGCGTTTTGGGAGGCGTTTCTAAGAAGGCGGCAAAGCGCCTGGAAAAAGAGTACGCAGCGCTGGCATAA